CTCAGTTTTCATTCCTACCCTCAACGCTTTTCAAAATCAATCCTAGGGTCAATCACCACGCAGAGCAAATCGCTTATCAAACTCGCCACCAAACCTAAAAGCGTGAAAATATAAAGCGAACCAAACACGACAGGATAATCCCTACTCACAATGCTTTCATACCCTAAAAGCCCTAACCCATCCAGGCTAAAAACAATTTCTATCAATAAGCTTGAGCTAAAAAACATGCCCAAAAAAGCTTGCGGAAAACCCGCCACCACTAATAAAATCGCATTGCGGAACACATGCGCATAAAAAATACGCCCCACTGAACAGCCCTTAGCCTTAGCGCTCACCACATAGAGTTTGCCCATTTCATCTAAAAAAGAATTTTTCACTAAAAGCGTAAGGCTTGCAAAACCCCCTAAAGAAATGCAAAGAACGGGCAAAGTGATATGCCATAAATAATCCTTGATTTTGCCTAACGCGCTCAAACTTTCAAAATTATCGCTCACTAGCCCTTTTAAAGGGAACCAGTGCCAATAATTCCCTCCAGCAAAAAACACGATGAGCACCACCGCAAACAAAAAGGCTGGGATAGCGTTAGCAACAATAATCACCACGCTGCTTAGCACATCTAAAGGCTCGTTATTGCGTTTGGCTTTGAAAATCCCTAAAGGGATAGAAATAAGATAAATCAAAAGCGTGCTA
The window above is part of the Helicobacter pylori genome. Proteins encoded here:
- a CDS encoding microcin C ABC transporter permease YejB; the protein is MIAYILKRLLLIIPTLLAIMTINFFLIQSAPGGPIEQMMAKINNTQSKETQGLVKERSYRASQGLESDLIESLKKLYGFDKPIGERYLLMLKKYVQFDFGESFYRQIKVIDLIKEKLPVSISLGLFSTLLIYLISIPLGIFKAKRNNEPLDVLSSVVIIVANAIPAFLFAVVLIVFFAGGNYWHWFPLKGLVSDNFESLSALGKIKDYLWHITLPVLCISLGGFASLTLLVKNSFLDEMGKLYVVSAKAKGCSVGRIFYAHVFRNAILLVVAGFPQAFLGMFFSSSLLIEIVFSLDGLGLLGYESIVSRDYPVVFGSLYIFTLLGLVASLISDLLCVVIDPRIDFEKR